One region of Drosophila kikkawai strain 14028-0561.14 chromosome 2R, DkikHiC1v2, whole genome shotgun sequence genomic DNA includes:
- the LOC108070751 gene encoding uncharacterized protein, with translation MPTKAIFPTFYNKETKIWSGVPRATLYDPNTSVGQVIFNSLKCWPTNVIQINDDDGTVLTNADMLAYATRIALYFKSEGLTQEDKVGIVANSNTYVIPLATACFFQATPFHAVNYSREPAIIKGLYSVTKPKIMFIDGADYEKIKEITQEWAPKIITLTGSVEGVTSIEDLVKPHPAEKIYAPAALAKTGDQIAVVLCSSGTSGLPKAVALSHRHVASTNSLCISTDVLYTSATIDWMTGFSITIMNLICGFTRILSSKPFSAETAINIVTKYKVSCIAMAPWQAYEMYTSPLATPERLESLNISFVIGGWISLALLRRAQELMPNCYIMFSYGTTETGVVTINCDQSLECSVGRLAPGMRVKILDENGQQLDVNQTGEVLIDIGLKWEGYLANPEDTAATLQNGWINLGDLGYFDEDNNLYLVDRKKDLLKYKSKHYWPNEIEQVIAELPEVKHVCVVGVRDERYGDAAGALIIKKEGADISAEKISEHVAQKLVVEYKHLNAGVIFVDEFPKNANGKVMRSLARQVFEETKK, from the exons ATGCCGACCAAGGCAATTTTCCCCACCTTCTACAATAAGGAGACAAAGATCTGGAGCGGCGTGCCCCGGGCCACTCTCTACGATCCAAACACCTCCGTCGGCCAGGTCATCTTCAACTCGCTGAAATGTTGGCCCACCAATGTGATTCAG ATCAACGACGACGATGGAACCGTGCTGACCAACGCCGACATGCTGGCCTATGCCACCCGCATTGCCCTGTACTTCAAGAGCGAGGGTCTGACCCAAGAGGATAAGGTGGGCATTGTCGCCAACTCCAACACCTATGTGATTCCACTTGCCACCGCCTGCTTTTTCCAAGCCACACCCTTCCATGCCGTCAACTACTCCCGAGAGCCGGCCATCATCAAGGGCCTGTACTCGGTGACCAAGCCCAAGATTATGTTCATCGATGGTGCGGACTATGAAAAGATCAAGGAGATCACACAGGAGTGGGCGCCCAAGATTATAACGCTGACGGGTAGCGTGGAGGGAGTGACAAGCATCGAGGATCTGGTGAAACCCCATCCCGCCGAGAAGATTTATGC ACCCGCTGCCTTGGCCAAAACTGGAGACCAAATCGCTGTGGTTCTGTGCTCATCCGGAACCTCTGGACTGCCCAAGGCCGTGGCTCTCTCCCACCGCCACGTGGCTTCGACCAACTC ACTATGCATCAGCACCGATGTACTATACACCAGTGCCACCATTGACTGGATGACTGGATTTTCGATTACCATCATGAATCTCATCTGCGGTTTCACCCGCATCCTGTCCAGCAAGCCCTTCAGCGCAGAGACTGCCATCAACATAGTGACCAAGTACAAGGTTTCTTGCATAGCCATGGCTCCCTGGCAGGCATACGAAATGTACACAAGTCCCTTGGCTACTCCCGAACGCCTGGAGAGTCTGAATATTTCCTTCGTGATCGGTGGCTGGATATCTCTGGCTTTGCTCCGTCGTGCCCAGGAGCTGATGCCCAATTGTTACATTATGTTCTCGTATGGAACCACGGAAACAGGTGTGGTGACCATCAACTGCGATCAGTCGTTGGAGTGTTCGGTGGGTCGCCTGGCCCCTGGTATGAGGGTCAAAATCCTGGACGAGAACGGACAGCAACTGGATGTGAATCAAACCGGAGAGGTGCTCATCGACATTGGCCTCAAGTGGGAGGGTTATCTGGCGAATCCAGAGGACACAGCAGCCACTCTCCAGAACGGCTGGATCAATCTGGGAGATTTGGGTTACTTTGACGAGGACAACAATCTGTATCTGGTGGACCGCAAGAAGGATCTGCTGAAGTACAAGTCCAAGCACTACTGGCCCAACGAGATTGAACAGGTGATCGCCGAGCTGCCGGAGGTGAAGCATGTCTGCGTCGTCGGAGTCCGGGATGAGCGATATGGCGACGCTGCCGGAGCTTTGATCATCAAGAAGGAAGGTGCTGATATCAGTGCCGAGAAGATCAGTGAGCATGTGGCCCAGAAGCTGGTGGTGGAGTACAAGCACTTGAATGCCGGCGTCATCTTTGTGGACGAGTTCCCCAAGAATGCCAACGGCAAGGTCATGCGAAGTTTGGCACGCCAAGTGTTCGAGGAAACCaagaaataa